In Crinalium epipsammum PCC 9333, the following are encoded in one genomic region:
- a CDS encoding RNA polymerase sigma factor, RpoD/SigA family translates to MNITELDQTDSLLSAASEDVLIADVPDLELAELELVEIEFSDRSDELNNGGAKYQKNLSEDTVGAFFKEMARYPLLKAEEEVDLANQVQFILQIEEIEERLEAQLNHKPSKAEIAESLGMNEKQLDHRLYQSRVAKRKMIRSNLRLVVSIAKRYLNRGVAFLDLIQEGALGLNRAAEKFDPDKGYKFSTYAYWWIRQAITRTIANDSRTIRLPIHIVEKLNKLKKAQRNLKQELHRNPTEVELAEALEIPPEHLRQLLQLRRRSLSLNHRVGKGEETELVELLEDSENQSPEQQMNDSMMRQDIWEVLDEVLNERERDVICLRYGLASNEPYTLEEVGSLFNLSRERVRQIQSKAMRKLRRPQVARRLKGWLT, encoded by the coding sequence ATGAATATTACTGAATTAGATCAAACTGATTCTTTGCTATCCGCCGCAAGCGAAGATGTTTTAATTGCCGATGTTCCTGATCTAGAACTAGCAGAATTAGAACTGGTTGAAATCGAATTTTCAGATAGATCCGATGAACTAAATAATGGTGGAGCTAAATATCAAAAAAATCTTTCTGAAGATACAGTAGGTGCTTTCTTCAAAGAAATGGCACGTTACCCTCTTTTAAAAGCTGAAGAAGAAGTTGATTTAGCCAATCAAGTACAATTTATATTACAAATAGAGGAAATTGAGGAACGCCTAGAAGCTCAACTGAACCACAAACCTAGTAAAGCAGAAATAGCTGAATCGCTGGGGATGAATGAGAAACAACTCGATCATCGTTTATATCAAAGCCGCGTTGCTAAACGCAAGATGATTCGCTCAAACTTGCGCTTAGTTGTTTCTATTGCTAAACGTTATTTAAATCGAGGCGTAGCTTTTCTGGATTTAATTCAAGAAGGCGCGTTGGGATTAAACCGCGCTGCTGAAAAGTTTGATCCAGATAAAGGTTATAAATTTTCTACATACGCATATTGGTGGATTCGTCAAGCAATTACACGCACTATTGCTAATGATTCGCGGACTATTCGCTTACCGATTCATATTGTTGAGAAGCTAAATAAACTTAAAAAAGCTCAACGCAATCTTAAGCAAGAATTACACAGAAATCCTACAGAAGTAGAACTAGCGGAAGCTTTAGAGATACCACCAGAACATTTACGCCAGCTTTTGCAGTTAAGAAGGCGATCGCTTTCTTTAAATCATCGCGTTGGTAAGGGAGAAGAAACAGAATTGGTAGAGCTATTAGAAGATAGTGAAAACCAATCTCCCGAACAGCAAATGAACGACTCGATGATGCGTCAAGATATTTGGGAAGTACTGGATGAAGTATTAAATGAAAGAGAAAGAGATGTAATATGTTTGCGTTATGGTTTGGCTAGTAACGAACCTTACACTTTAGAAGAAGTAGGTAGTTTGTTTAACCTCTCTCGCGAACGAGTGCGTCAAATCCAAAGTAAAGCTATGCGGAAATTGCGCCGTCCTCAAGTAGCAAGACGCTTAAAAGGTTGGTTAACTTAA
- a CDS encoding methyl-accepting chemotaxis protein: MQSNIKLGKITKIGFGTIIALMVGIGISSKVSTNRLVAAVNWVTHTYEVKAKLKGLEKDLVDAETGQRGFIFTGREDFLEPYKNSQKVNGQHFRELKELIKDNPKQIERLIRIEDLSQQKMSELAATIALKKANKEKELRSLVLSGRGKQVMDELRNKLDNMLEIEDDLLIKRQEEAKQAEQISSLISLGGTSAAIALGVFTLLFIDRKVVRPINQVSNNIARASTEIAAAVDQQERSAAHQATAVTQTTTTMDELGASSRQAADQAEASVETARKLLYLAESSTTGARQALSLAESSASGARQVLSLAESSATGARQVLTLAESGNESVRKTQDGMSTLKEKVGAIAEHIMRLSEQTTQIGSITNLVTDLANQTNMLSLNAAVEAARAGENGKGFGVVASEIRKLADQSKRSAEKINTLITDIQNAINVTVMVTDEGKKNAEEGIKLTQETAVAFNKVSQAINDVVLEASTNVTQAINDVILQASVQVNQAINDVILNNQENSIIAINDVVVRSQQISLTAKQQAIAIQQVVEAMNNLNQAAMETASGLNQTKAETQQLNTAALNLQTVV; this comes from the coding sequence ATGCAAAGTAATATTAAGCTCGGTAAAATAACCAAAATTGGATTTGGTACTATCATTGCTCTGATGGTAGGAATTGGCATTAGTTCTAAAGTTAGTACTAACCGTTTAGTAGCAGCAGTCAATTGGGTTACTCATACTTATGAAGTTAAAGCTAAACTTAAAGGTTTAGAAAAAGACTTAGTGGATGCAGAAACAGGGCAACGCGGATTTATTTTTACTGGCAGGGAAGATTTTTTAGAACCATATAAAAATTCTCAAAAGGTTAATGGGCAACACTTTCGCGAATTAAAAGAGCTAATTAAGGATAACCCCAAGCAAATTGAAAGGTTGATTCGCATTGAAGATTTATCTCAACAAAAAATGTCGGAATTAGCTGCAACTATTGCTTTAAAAAAAGCTAATAAAGAAAAAGAGTTAAGATCTTTAGTGCTTTCAGGTAGAGGTAAGCAAGTGATGGATGAGCTTAGAAATAAGCTTGATAATATGCTTGAAATAGAAGACGACCTGTTAATTAAACGCCAAGAAGAAGCAAAACAGGCTGAACAAATATCAAGTTTAATTTCTTTAGGTGGAACAAGCGCTGCAATAGCATTAGGTGTATTTACTTTATTATTTATTGACCGCAAAGTTGTCAGACCTATAAATCAAGTTTCTAATAATATTGCTAGGGCTTCGACAGAAATTGCTGCTGCTGTAGATCAACAAGAGCGTAGTGCTGCTCACCAAGCTACTGCTGTAACTCAAACTACTACTACAATGGATGAGTTGGGTGCTTCATCACGTCAAGCAGCAGATCAAGCAGAAGCATCGGTAGAAACAGCGCGTAAACTGTTATATTTAGCAGAATCATCAACAACTGGGGCGCGTCAAGCACTGAGTTTAGCAGAATCATCGGCATCAGGTGCAAGACAGGTATTAAGTTTAGCAGAATCATCGGCAACGGGAGCAAGGCAGGTATTAACCTTAGCTGAGTCAGGAAATGAATCTGTAAGAAAAACTCAGGATGGTATGTCTACTTTAAAAGAAAAAGTAGGTGCGATCGCAGAACATATCATGCGCCTCAGTGAGCAAACTACTCAGATAGGTAGCATTACCAATTTAGTTACAGATCTTGCTAATCAAACCAATATGCTATCTTTAAATGCCGCAGTCGAGGCAGCGCGTGCAGGAGAAAATGGCAAAGGTTTTGGTGTCGTTGCTAGCGAAATCCGCAAACTAGCCGATCAAAGCAAAAGATCAGCAGAAAAAATCAATACACTGATCACTGACATTCAAAATGCCATTAACGTAACAGTAATGGTTACTGATGAAGGTAAGAAAAATGCCGAGGAAGGAATTAAATTAACTCAAGAAACCGCAGTAGCCTTTAATAAAGTTTCTCAAGCAATTAACGATGTCGTTCTGGAAGCTTCAACTAATGTTACTCAGGCAATTAATGATGTCATTCTACAGGCTTCAGTTCAGGTGAATCAGGCAATTAATGATGTCATCCTGAACAATCAAGAAAACTCAATAATTGCCATTAATGATGTAGTTGTTAGAAGTCAACAAATTTCCTTGACAGCTAAACAACAAGCGATCGCCATTCAACAAGTAGTTGAGGCAATGAATAATCTCAATCAAGCTGCAATGGAAACAGCTAGCGGGTTGAATCAAACTAAAGCTGAAACTCAGCAACTAAATACAGCAGCATTAAATTTACAAACAGTTGTTTAA
- a CDS encoding hybrid sensor histidine kinase/response regulator, with protein sequence MFIDDDEMRQIFKDVSEERLQKLDEGLLLLEKNASDEGKFNDLLREAHSLKGDANMLGVTDVGTLAHRMEDILASVKRGDIKLTPEISDRLYQALDAIRKLVHEAVTGEASRIDLSQTLAHLAGATVPEKTSKAIPADSKLIVTPALVETVAANPPIEVVEISNTLEHHLSSEPVIEPIQNLPIVEPISINASVNNNHITNQASAKVPNQIISESDKQEVASTGTYKIETIRVETNKLDTLMTQAGELTVSKIRIAHRLSEIEEIVALWEDWSRDAFVNRFAFQESDRSESQSYLNRNNSQTTTTIQNYHHRSEERLEKLGNLLNSLRGATSEDNARLETVATELEEGIRTLRLLPLSNIFNLFSRMVRDLAKQQDKEVNLIIEGGDTRADKRILEEMKDPLMHMIRNAIDHGIETTAEREKLGKPRTATLRLKGYQTASSIGIELIDDGRGLDIESIKQTAVKRGINRPEDLATMTPAQIHALIFAPGFSTRTFVTEVSGRGVGLDVVRTNVERLKGTIQVESTPGKGTTFRLQLASTLATAHVLIVEVDNISYAIPVEFVDTTLLVKQHDIFSIEGRDTLLLDSQPVSMVWLSDMLEISSTVVSKNLTDSQQLPCIILKVGQERLGVIVNALLDEQDVVLKPQSKLLKRVRNISGATILGTGEVCMVLNPQDLLKSVRGKTVSVSPQISVGQVTAKQKILLVEDSITIRTQEKRILESAGYEVVTAVDGLDGYDKLRVNYFDAVISDVEMPRLDGLSLTAKIRQHKEFSEIPVILVTSLAKDEDKKRGAEAGANAYITKGNFNQQLLIDTLRRLV encoded by the coding sequence ATGTTTATTGATGATGATGAAATGCGGCAAATATTCAAAGATGTGAGCGAAGAACGCTTACAAAAATTGGATGAAGGGTTGCTGCTTTTAGAAAAAAATGCTTCAGACGAAGGAAAATTTAATGATTTGCTACGGGAAGCACACAGCTTAAAAGGTGATGCAAATATGTTGGGTGTCACCGATGTTGGGACTCTAGCTCATAGGATGGAAGACATTTTAGCTAGTGTTAAGCGAGGTGATATTAAGCTTACCCCAGAAATTAGCGATCGCCTTTATCAAGCGTTAGATGCTATCCGCAAATTAGTCCACGAAGCTGTTACAGGAGAAGCATCAAGAATTGACCTTTCTCAAACATTAGCTCATTTAGCAGGTGCTACCGTCCCAGAGAAGACCAGCAAAGCTATTCCCGCAGATTCCAAACTAATCGTAACACCAGCATTGGTTGAGACAGTAGCAGCAAATCCACCCATTGAAGTTGTAGAAATATCAAATACTCTTGAGCATCATCTATCTTCTGAACCTGTTATAGAACCTATTCAAAATCTTCCTATAGTTGAACCAATTTCTATTAACGCCAGCGTCAATAATAACCATATAACGAACCAAGCTAGTGCTAAAGTACCTAATCAAATTATCTCTGAGTCAGATAAACAAGAAGTAGCTTCTACTGGAACCTATAAAATTGAAACTATTCGAGTGGAAACTAACAAACTCGACACCTTAATGACACAAGCGGGTGAGCTCACTGTTAGTAAAATTAGAATTGCTCATCGTCTGAGTGAGATTGAAGAAATAGTAGCACTTTGGGAAGACTGGAGCAGAGATGCTTTTGTTAATCGGTTTGCATTTCAGGAAAGCGATCGCAGCGAATCCCAGAGTTATTTAAATAGAAATAATTCCCAAACTACAACTACTATTCAAAATTATCATCATCGCTCTGAAGAAAGATTAGAAAAGTTAGGAAATTTACTCAACAGTTTAAGAGGTGCTACTTCTGAAGATAATGCCAGACTGGAAACAGTTGCTACAGAATTAGAAGAAGGAATTCGGACGCTACGCTTATTACCTTTATCTAATATCTTTAATTTGTTTTCCCGAATGGTAAGAGATCTGGCAAAGCAGCAAGATAAAGAAGTAAATTTAATTATTGAAGGAGGAGACACCCGCGCCGATAAACGGATTTTAGAAGAAATGAAAGATCCGTTGATGCACATGATTCGGAATGCGATCGATCATGGCATTGAAACAACCGCAGAACGTGAAAAGTTAGGCAAGCCACGCACCGCTACACTGCGATTAAAAGGTTATCAAACCGCTAGCAGTATCGGGATTGAATTAATAGATGATGGACGCGGTTTAGATATTGAAAGCATCAAACAAACTGCGGTTAAACGGGGTATTAATCGACCAGAAGACCTGGCAACAATGACCCCTGCTCAAATCCATGCGCTCATCTTTGCTCCTGGGTTTTCTACCCGTACATTTGTTACTGAAGTTTCTGGCAGAGGCGTAGGGTTAGATGTAGTTCGTACAAACGTAGAGCGTCTTAAAGGTACTATTCAAGTAGAATCTACACCAGGCAAAGGAACTACTTTCCGGCTGCAATTAGCCTCTACTTTGGCAACTGCTCATGTATTGATTGTAGAGGTAGATAATATATCTTATGCTATTCCAGTGGAATTTGTTGATACTACTTTACTGGTTAAACAGCATGATATTTTCTCAATAGAAGGTCGTGATACTCTGCTGTTAGATAGTCAACCAGTTTCAATGGTATGGTTATCAGATATGTTAGAAATATCATCTACAGTTGTCTCCAAAAATCTAACTGACTCTCAACAGTTACCCTGTATTATTCTCAAAGTGGGTCAAGAACGTTTAGGAGTAATTGTTAACGCCTTATTAGATGAACAAGATGTAGTTCTTAAACCACAAAGTAAGTTACTCAAGCGAGTTCGCAATATTTCTGGAGCAACTATTTTGGGAACAGGGGAAGTATGTATGGTTTTAAATCCCCAGGATTTACTAAAATCTGTACGCGGAAAAACTGTGTCAGTTAGCCCTCAAATATCAGTTGGGCAGGTAACAGCCAAACAGAAAATTTTGCTAGTAGAAGATTCTATTACCATCCGCACCCAAGAAAAGCGGATTTTGGAAAGTGCTGGTTATGAAGTTGTCACAGCAGTAGATGGATTAGATGGTTATGATAAATTACGAGTTAATTATTTTGATGCTGTAATTTCAGATGTGGAAATGCCGAGATTAGATGGTTTATCTTTAACAGCGAAGATTCGCCAGCACAAAGAATTTAGTGAGATTCCTGTAATTTTAGTGACATCTTTAGCTAAAGATGAGGATAAGAAGAGGGGTGCAGAAGCAGGAGCAAATGCTTATATTACCAAGGGTAATTTTAATCAACAGTTGTTGATTGATACTTTAAGAAGGTTGGTTTAG
- a CDS encoding methyl-accepting chemotaxis protein translates to MNFNNLKLKQRILWGYSVPLFLTIAATSVVIFNANKVEKQSQATDKGWTLVRDTDRLELLLHARQANIRAYLLSQNPEYSTRYTESVKNYNAMVKSLEKTVSFSTPEQTVRLERLKLLGQQVSQINFKLINLVKTGKRDEAIKQFSQSQLLSLIDEALTVFKALNDTEDQLQVQREKEADLAMKSLNMVAIAGVLATTVFAILIGLWIANKITEKINQSIAVVVSSSSEIAATTEQHERSANQQAAAVNQTSTTMDELNASSQQAAEQAESSTLGARAIADQVVRLSEQTKQINLITNLVGEIANQTNMLALNAAVEAARAGEHGKGFAVVASEIRKLADQSKKSTEKINNLVADIQNLTDASIVDVGDGQRVESIVTAVNNIVTNSQRISLTAKQQAVAVQQVVAAMNYLSEGAVQTASGISQTKVGIQRLNQAAQDIQAVV, encoded by the coding sequence ATGAATTTCAATAACTTAAAACTCAAGCAACGCATTTTGTGGGGTTACTCGGTTCCTTTATTTTTGACAATTGCAGCTACTTCTGTAGTAATTTTCAACGCTAATAAGGTAGAAAAACAATCCCAGGCAACAGATAAAGGATGGACTTTAGTTAGAGATACAGACCGCTTAGAACTGTTACTGCACGCCAGACAAGCAAATATTAGAGCTTATTTGCTTAGTCAAAATCCAGAATATTCTACACGGTATACTGAAAGCGTTAAAAATTATAACGCAATGGTCAAGTCTTTAGAAAAGACTGTTTCCTTTTCTACCCCAGAACAAACTGTACGTTTGGAAAGGCTTAAGTTACTTGGACAGCAAGTTTCTCAAATTAATTTTAAATTAATTAATTTGGTAAAAACAGGCAAGAGAGATGAAGCAATTAAGCAGTTTTCTCAAAGCCAATTGCTTTCTTTAATTGATGAGGCACTAACAGTTTTTAAAGCTTTAAATGATACAGAAGATCAGCTTCAAGTTCAACGAGAAAAAGAAGCCGATCTTGCTATGAAATCATTAAACATGGTAGCGATCGCAGGAGTATTAGCTACAACTGTGTTTGCAATCTTGATTGGTTTATGGATTGCTAATAAAATTACTGAAAAAATCAATCAAAGCATTGCTGTAGTTGTGAGTTCTTCCTCAGAAATTGCCGCTACCACAGAACAGCATGAGCGCAGTGCTAATCAACAAGCGGCGGCAGTTAATCAAACTAGCACAACAATGGATGAATTAAATGCTTCATCGCAACAAGCAGCAGAGCAAGCTGAATCTTCTACATTAGGTGCAAGAGCGATCGCAGATCAAGTAGTACGTTTAAGCGAACAAACAAAACAAATCAACTTAATTACTAACTTAGTCGGAGAAATTGCCAATCAAACTAATATGTTAGCGTTAAATGCTGCCGTAGAAGCTGCTCGTGCTGGCGAACATGGTAAAGGTTTTGCTGTTGTAGCTAGTGAAATTCGTAAACTTGCGGATCAAAGTAAAAAGTCAACGGAAAAAATCAATAATTTGGTAGCAGATATTCAAAATCTTACCGATGCCAGTATAGTAGATGTTGGCGACGGTCAAAGAGTTGAAAGTATTGTTACTGCTGTTAACAATATTGTGACTAATTCTCAACGCATCTCACTAACGGCAAAACAACAAGCTGTTGCAGTTCAACAAGTCGTTGCAGCAATGAATTATCTCAGCGAAGGCGCGGTACAGACAGCTAGTGGAATTAGTCAAACCAAAGTTGGTATTCAAAGATTAAATCAAGCTGCACAGGATATTCAAGCAGTTGTTTAA
- a CDS encoding aromatic ring-hydroxylating oxygenase subunit alpha → MDEVLVNHQRRIFNNWDIVAKGWYIACPSRDLLKAKAKSVEICGQRIVVYRGEDGKVRALDAYCPHMGTDLGIGKVDGNMIRCFFHHWAFDEQGQCLDIPCQTAIPKQAQTQSYATAEKYDFIWVYPEANAPNPVAEFDELKGKQIVTIHDKPLERSCHHHICMMNGIDAQHLRTVHNIDINMDLFLNHNQLGNIIDFTLKGELPKTTFKERIGRKILGANYEYSMRYADGCIGLLTIMKNVRILPSLHMIFAYTPVVEGKTRIQPIYVAEKRKGIFGWLLTRLFLLLTKMAYYMLRDEDGQIYDNIRFHPNLLLSIDAPISKYMNYANQLEPSKWSKKVRSEK, encoded by the coding sequence ATGGATGAAGTTTTAGTGAATCATCAGAGGAGAATATTCAATAATTGGGATATTGTTGCCAAAGGGTGGTATATAGCTTGCCCTAGTCGCGACCTTCTTAAAGCCAAAGCAAAATCAGTAGAAATTTGTGGACAGAGAATAGTTGTATATCGTGGCGAAGATGGCAAGGTAAGAGCATTAGATGCTTATTGTCCCCACATGGGAACTGATTTAGGCATCGGTAAAGTTGATGGCAATATGATTAGATGTTTTTTTCATCATTGGGCATTTGATGAACAGGGTCAATGTCTTGATATACCTTGTCAAACAGCTATTCCTAAACAAGCTCAGACTCAATCTTATGCTACCGCAGAAAAATATGATTTTATTTGGGTTTACCCAGAAGCAAATGCTCCCAACCCTGTAGCAGAATTTGACGAACTCAAAGGTAAGCAAATTGTCACAATTCACGACAAACCCCTAGAACGCAGTTGCCATCATCATATTTGTATGATGAATGGCATTGATGCTCAACACTTGCGAACAGTTCACAATATAGACATCAATATGGATTTGTTCTTAAATCACAATCAATTAGGTAATATTATTGATTTTACCCTGAAGGGAGAACTACCTAAAACTACATTTAAAGAGCGCATTGGTAGGAAAATACTAGGTGCTAATTATGAATACTCAATGAGATATGCAGACGGTTGTATAGGGCTGTTAACAATTATGAAAAATGTGCGAATTCTGCCTTCCTTGCACATGATTTTTGCCTATACACCTGTAGTTGAAGGTAAAACGCGCATTCAACCGATTTATGTAGCAGAAAAGAGAAAAGGTATTTTCGGTTGGTTATTAACTAGGCTATTTTTGCTCTTAACTAAGATGGCATACTATATGTTAAGAGATGAAGATGGGCAAATTTACGATAATATTCGCTTTCACCCAAACTTACTTTTAAGTATTGATGCACCGATTAGTAAATATATGAATTATGCCAATCAACTTGAGCCATCAAAATGGTCAAAGAAAGTGAGGAGTGAGAAGTAA
- a CDS encoding amidohydrolase family protein, with the protein MLIADNRIVQIAATTRTSVPTKTRVVDATGKYLIPGLWDMHAHSYTEKETREIFFPLFVANGITGIRDMCGGCFAVEDEDVDGAVTSVNKWRKQIAAGKLVAPRIGAFGYIVYGPVEPTKSRLLRMETPADARELVNWFQKAGVGFIKTYNKIPRNSYFALADEANRIGIPFAGHVPWAISAKEASDAGQRSLTLSRQACAVTGDSCFIEKCF; encoded by the coding sequence GTGCTAATTGCAGATAACCGCATTGTGCAGATAGCAGCTACAACACGGACATCAGTGCCAACCAAAACTCGTGTTGTAGATGCTACGGGTAAGTATTTAATTCCAGGACTCTGGGATATGCACGCTCATTCATATACCGAAAAGGAGACGCGCGAAATCTTTTTCCCTCTTTTCGTCGCGAATGGTATTACTGGTATCCGTGATATGTGTGGTGGCTGCTTTGCTGTAGAAGACGAGGACGTAGACGGTGCAGTTACAAGTGTAAATAAGTGGAGAAAACAAATTGCAGCAGGTAAACTTGTAGCTCCTCGGATTGGTGCGTTTGGGTATATTGTATATGGCCCAGTTGAGCCGACGAAATCACGACTCTTGCGAATGGAAACACCAGCAGATGCACGTGAGTTGGTTAACTGGTTCCAGAAGGCAGGTGTGGGCTTTATCAAGACCTACAACAAAATTCCCCGCAACTCCTACTTCGCTTTGGCTGATGAAGCAAACAGGATAGGGATTCCCTTTGCTGGTCATGTGCCTTGGGCAATTAGTGCTAAAGAGGCATCGGATGCAGGGCAACGGAGTTTGACACTCTCCCGTCAAGCTTGCGCTGTGACTGGAGATTCTTGCTTCATTGAGAAATGCTTTTGA
- a CDS encoding amidohydrolase family protein, giving the protein MREELIHPPVAVRTSDTEKNLRRSHRLRRLLDTYSVQKCQALFQRFVSNNTWKVPTLVVRRVDASLSDNVFVHDDRFRYMSKDIRQDWDKEAAGQLAGATPEMIANEIGWYRKSLELVGKMNQAGVPIMAGSDAGDMYIVPGFHLHDELELLVQAGLTPLQALQAATLNPAKYLNVTAQLGTIAPGKLADLVVLQANPLEDIRNTKKIQAVVLNGKYFDRAALNSLLTKIETLTNK; this is encoded by the coding sequence TTGAGGGAGGAACTGATCCATCCTCCTGTCGCCGTCCGCACTTCAGATACTGAGAAAAACCTTCGGCGATCGCACCGCTTGCGCCGTTTATTAGATACCTATAGCGTTCAGAAATGCCAAGCTCTGTTTCAGCGTTTTGTGAGTAACAATACTTGGAAAGTTCCAACACTGGTTGTTCGCCGTGTAGATGCCTCTCTCAGCGACAATGTATTTGTCCATGACGATCGATTTCGCTATATGTCGAAGGACATTAGACAAGATTGGGACAAAGAAGCAGCCGGACAGCTTGCAGGGGCAACGCCAGAAATGATCGCTAATGAGATAGGCTGGTATCGTAAGTCACTCGAACTGGTAGGAAAGATGAACCAGGCTGGGGTGCCAATTATGGCAGGTTCTGATGCTGGAGATATGTATATTGTTCCAGGCTTTCACCTGCACGACGAGTTAGAACTTTTAGTACAGGCGGGGCTGACACCACTACAAGCGTTACAAGCCGCCACCCTGAATCCAGCTAAATACTTAAATGTAACAGCCCAACTTGGCACCATCGCCCCAGGTAAACTCGCAGACTTGGTAGTACTGCAAGCTAACCCACTGGAAGATATTCGCAACACTAAGAAGATCCAAGCCGTAGTGCTGAATGGGAAATACTTTGACCGCGCTGCGTTAAATAGCTTACTTACAAAGATAGAAACGTTAACCAATAAATAG